Proteins from a genomic interval of Sporolactobacillus sp. Y61:
- a CDS encoding FAD-linked oxidase C-terminal domain-containing protein, producing MVLKTEIVQQLRRIIKPGRILTKEADLVSYGYDASFGFYKPDVVLQVKNENEVSAVMKLANQLRIPVTPRGQASSLSGGPLPVKGGMVLDFSQWSKSLKIDSEDLVAVVSPGVITADLDDAAARYGLMYPPDPGSSHFSTIGGNLAENSGGPRCLKYGVTKDYVIGLKVVTPQGEVIRTGGRTVKNVTGYDLTKLIVGSEGTLGIITEATLRLLPRPLSTQTMMLTFDHFVDSGKTVTRILTSGILPAKVEMMDQASIRAVEAYQPQNLPVDAEAILLIELDGHPAAVADEAERIRSLAKAMAARSVKIAHSSEEARKLWKARKLVSPAIASKKPTKISEDATVPRSKIAEFCHRLQEIRNTYKIDLVVFGHVGDGNLHPNIICDKRNREEMKRVQKAIEEIFHAAIDLGGTLSGEHGIGTMKRAYMPWELSPVELDMMKRIKLAWDPNNILNPSKIFPAPDRSWCCRNEPESERQTRL from the coding sequence TTGGTTCTGAAAACTGAAATTGTTCAACAGCTGCGTCGCATCATCAAACCCGGACGAATTTTAACTAAAGAGGCAGATCTGGTCAGCTATGGCTATGATGCATCATTTGGCTTCTATAAACCCGATGTGGTCCTTCAGGTGAAAAATGAAAACGAAGTGTCCGCTGTCATGAAGCTGGCGAACCAGCTCCGCATCCCTGTCACACCGAGAGGTCAGGCATCCAGCCTCAGCGGTGGTCCGCTGCCAGTTAAAGGCGGCATGGTGCTGGACTTTTCGCAATGGAGTAAATCATTAAAGATTGACAGTGAAGATCTGGTTGCCGTCGTCTCGCCGGGCGTGATCACAGCCGATCTGGATGATGCCGCAGCCAGATACGGCCTGATGTATCCCCCGGATCCGGGAAGCTCTCACTTTTCCACCATCGGCGGCAATCTGGCCGAAAACTCCGGCGGTCCGCGCTGCCTGAAATACGGCGTGACCAAGGATTACGTCATTGGCCTGAAAGTCGTGACCCCGCAGGGTGAAGTGATCCGGACCGGCGGCCGCACGGTAAAAAACGTCACCGGTTATGATCTGACCAAACTTATCGTCGGCTCGGAAGGCACACTCGGCATCATCACCGAAGCGACGCTGCGCCTGCTCCCCCGTCCGTTATCCACACAGACAATGATGCTGACCTTCGACCATTTTGTCGACTCAGGGAAAACCGTGACCCGGATTCTGACGTCAGGTATCCTGCCGGCAAAAGTAGAAATGATGGATCAGGCATCTATACGGGCGGTTGAAGCCTACCAGCCCCAGAATCTGCCGGTCGATGCCGAAGCGATCCTTCTGATTGAGCTCGACGGTCATCCCGCCGCCGTGGCAGATGAAGCAGAACGCATCCGCTCGCTTGCGAAAGCCATGGCCGCACGTTCGGTAAAAATTGCCCATTCCAGTGAGGAGGCCCGCAAGCTGTGGAAAGCGCGCAAGCTGGTCTCCCCGGCCATTGCCTCGAAAAAGCCAACGAAAATATCAGAGGATGCCACAGTTCCCCGCAGTAAAATTGCTGAATTCTGCCACCGGCTTCAGGAAATCCGCAACACATACAAAATTGATCTGGTCGTCTTCGGACACGTCGGCGACGGCAATCTCCATCCGAACATCATCTGTGACAAGCGCAACCGTGAAGAAATGAAACGGGTGCAAAAAGCCATTGAAGAGATCTTCCACGCGGCGATCGACCTCGGTGGCACCCTGTCCGGTGAACATGGGATCGGAACGATGAAACGTGCGTATATGCCCTGGGAACTGAGCCCGGTTGAACTGGATATGATGAAGCGGATTAAACTGGCCTGGGATCCGAATAACATACTGAACCCGTCAAAAATTTTCCCTGCCCCCGACAGAAGCTGGTGCTGTCGCAATGAACCCGAATCCGAAAGACAAACTCGCCTATGA
- a CDS encoding OFA family MFS transporter: MDAARKNDMQVTCWPILIGTVIVMIGLGTIYTWSLFNQPLEDKFGWDVGAVATTFSIMSFALSLSTLSASKIQEKLGIRGLLALSAIGMGAGLVITAFDTELWMLYITAGIIVGAANGIAYMTTLSNAIQWYPEKKGLVSGIAIGAYGIGSVLFKYVLQFLIEHSGVSLAFLYWGLISFVLLGAGLLLVRQAPVLEAKKSAQQTATAERDYSVKDMLKTKEAYFLFFILFTACMSGLYMIGSVSNIGISLAGLDAATAANAVALVALLNTAGRLVLGAASDYMNRLKVVAGALLITAIAAVVISHVTLNAVLFFISVSLVAFCFGGNITIFPTIVAEFFGLKNQSRNYGIIYQGFGLGGLSASFISGLLGGFAPTFNLIAILCSLAFIVALTLHVPEEKAAVRKEEQRREQYRKRQAY, encoded by the coding sequence ATGGATGCAGCACGTAAAAATGACATGCAGGTCACTTGCTGGCCGATCCTGATCGGCACCGTAATTGTGATGATTGGATTAGGAACGATCTATACATGGAGTTTATTCAACCAGCCTCTGGAAGATAAATTCGGCTGGGACGTGGGAGCCGTTGCCACAACGTTTTCAATTATGAGCTTCGCACTCAGCCTGTCGACGCTGTCTGCCAGTAAGATCCAGGAAAAGCTGGGTATCCGCGGTCTGCTGGCCCTGTCCGCCATCGGCATGGGCGCGGGCCTTGTGATCACGGCCTTCGATACTGAACTGTGGATGCTCTATATCACCGCCGGCATCATTGTCGGTGCTGCAAACGGTATTGCCTATATGACCACGCTTTCGAATGCGATCCAGTGGTATCCGGAGAAAAAAGGACTCGTCTCCGGTATTGCCATCGGCGCTTACGGTATCGGCAGTGTCCTGTTTAAATATGTTCTTCAGTTTCTCATTGAACACTCGGGCGTTTCCCTGGCTTTCCTGTACTGGGGCCTGATTTCCTTCGTCCTGCTCGGAGCCGGACTTCTTCTGGTCAGACAGGCACCGGTCCTCGAAGCAAAAAAGAGTGCGCAGCAGACAGCCACTGCTGAACGTGATTATTCAGTAAAAGACATGCTGAAGACCAAAGAAGCCTACTTCCTGTTCTTCATTCTCTTTACCGCTTGCATGAGCGGACTGTATATGATCGGCAGTGTCTCAAACATTGGCATCAGCCTCGCCGGACTTGACGCCGCAACCGCTGCCAACGCCGTTGCTCTGGTCGCTCTGCTGAATACGGCCGGTCGGCTGGTGCTTGGAGCGGCATCGGATTATATGAACCGCCTGAAAGTCGTGGCCGGTGCCCTGCTGATCACAGCCATCGCCGCAGTGGTCATCAGTCATGTCACGCTCAACGCCGTCCTGTTCTTTATCAGTGTCTCGCTCGTCGCCTTCTGCTTCGGCGGCAACATCACGATCTTTCCAACGATCGTGGCCGAATTCTTCGGACTGAAAAACCAGTCCCGTAACTACGGCATCATCTATCAGGGATTCGGATTAGGCGGGTTGTCTGCCTCCTTTATTTCGGGTCTGCTCGGTGGCTTTGCCCCGACGTTCAACCTGATTGCAATCCTCTGCAGTCTGGCTTTCATCGTCGCGCTCACCCTCCATGTCCCGGAAGAAAAGGCAGCTGTCCGGAAAGAAGAACAGCGGCGCGAACAGTACCGCAAAAGACAGGCTTATTAA
- a CDS encoding metal ABC transporter solute-binding protein — protein MRSLAGKSVLLCSVLILFTGLLAGCGSGRAGSGGSDSRIHIVAAEDFYGEVAKAVGGDYVHVTSIIHHASVDPHDFEITPDVARKVDGASVVLYNGVGYDGWMDELVESGSRDKKIIRVAEDILKKKNGDNEHVWYDPETMPKLADYLASVLSDIDPDHADVFKKNAQAYQQDIRPVRDLVHQLSEKTSGQRVDVSEPVFDYMLEALGYRISNSHFKQAVEKGTDPSPQDITKMRKDMEEKRIAFFVSNIQEMSPTVEKMVALAKRNDLPVVEVTETLPDGKDYKMWMLDILKQVEKAQK, from the coding sequence ATGCGGAGCTTAGCGGGAAAGTCTGTGCTTTTGTGCAGTGTACTGATTCTATTCACGGGTTTACTCGCAGGTTGCGGGAGCGGACGTGCCGGATCCGGCGGGTCGGACTCCCGAATACACATTGTCGCCGCAGAGGATTTCTATGGTGAAGTAGCAAAAGCAGTCGGCGGTGATTATGTTCATGTTACATCGATTATCCATCATGCGAGCGTCGACCCGCATGATTTTGAAATTACACCGGATGTTGCACGAAAAGTGGATGGAGCTTCTGTCGTTCTTTATAATGGTGTCGGTTATGACGGCTGGATGGATGAGCTGGTAGAATCCGGAAGCCGTGATAAGAAAATCATACGTGTAGCAGAGGATATCCTGAAGAAGAAGAACGGTGATAATGAACATGTCTGGTACGATCCGGAGACCATGCCGAAACTGGCGGATTACCTTGCATCTGTTCTGTCAGACATTGATCCGGATCATGCAGATGTTTTTAAAAAGAATGCCCAGGCATATCAGCAGGACATTCGGCCTGTGCGGGATCTGGTGCATCAGCTGAGTGAAAAAACATCCGGTCAGCGTGTCGATGTTTCGGAGCCTGTTTTTGACTATATGCTCGAAGCTCTGGGTTACAGGATCAGTAACAGTCACTTTAAGCAGGCGGTGGAAAAAGGAACAGATCCTTCTCCGCAGGACATCACAAAGATGAGAAAAGATATGGAAGAAAAGCGGATCGCCTTTTTCGTCAGCAATATTCAGGAGATGAGCCCGACCGTTGAAAAGATGGTTGCCCTGGCAAAGCGAAATGATCTCCCTGTTGTGGAGGTTACGGAGACGCTCCCTGACGGAAAAGATTATAAAATGTGGATGCTGGATATATTAAAACAGGTAGAAAAGGCCCAGAAATAA
- a CDS encoding (Fe-S)-binding protein: MNPNPKDKLAYDETFTCIQCGTCLPACPTYKTMGTETQSPRGRINLVKMAAEGKISLDELKDPIDLCLGCRACETACPTNVPYGVILESAKLALHEHNRPSQSRMEVFKENLFYNHVFPRKKVMSTGAGLLWFYQKSGVRRLVEKTGLLNSLPESLATFERTLPAATAPVRRRRRPKRLEPQQAPRYKVGFFTGCIMDALFDRINDLGMRLLVLGGCTVVAADGQTCCGALHLHGGRDDQARELARKNIEVFEQEAFDYVVNTAGGCGALLHEYPALFADDPEWQIRAQSFADHTIDISVLLARLDLPFNKEIRKRATYQPSCHMTNVQKVRDEPRQLIRRIKGIDFRELHDPNFCCGSAGIYNVVQFDESMKILDVKMADVKSRDPELIVTTNPGCLLQMKAGIEREGLQDRMQALHLVELLAEACGLEKR; this comes from the coding sequence ATGAACCCGAATCCGAAAGACAAACTCGCCTATGATGAAACGTTCACCTGCATCCAGTGCGGCACCTGTCTGCCGGCCTGTCCAACCTACAAGACCATGGGCACAGAAACCCAGTCGCCGCGCGGCCGGATTAACCTCGTAAAAATGGCCGCCGAAGGCAAAATTTCACTCGATGAGCTGAAAGACCCGATCGATCTGTGCCTCGGTTGCCGCGCCTGTGAGACCGCGTGCCCGACCAACGTCCCCTACGGAGTGATCCTTGAATCGGCCAAACTTGCCCTGCATGAGCATAACAGGCCCTCACAGTCCCGGATGGAAGTCTTCAAAGAAAATCTGTTCTACAACCATGTTTTTCCCAGAAAGAAGGTGATGAGCACCGGTGCGGGGCTGCTCTGGTTCTATCAAAAATCAGGTGTGCGCCGACTGGTTGAGAAGACCGGCCTGCTGAACAGTCTGCCTGAGTCGCTTGCTACATTTGAGCGGACCCTCCCGGCAGCAACCGCTCCGGTCCGCCGTCGCAGGCGGCCGAAAAGGCTGGAACCGCAACAGGCGCCCCGTTATAAAGTCGGCTTCTTCACCGGCTGCATCATGGATGCCCTATTCGATCGGATTAACGACCTGGGAATGAGACTTCTTGTGCTGGGCGGCTGTACCGTGGTTGCAGCAGACGGACAGACCTGCTGCGGTGCACTCCATCTGCACGGCGGGCGTGATGATCAGGCCAGGGAACTCGCCAGGAAAAATATTGAAGTCTTCGAGCAGGAAGCCTTCGACTACGTGGTTAACACGGCCGGTGGCTGCGGCGCCCTGCTCCATGAATACCCGGCCCTGTTTGCCGATGACCCGGAATGGCAGATACGTGCTCAGTCATTCGCCGACCACACGATCGATATCAGCGTTCTCCTTGCCCGGCTGGACTTGCCGTTTAATAAGGAAATTCGTAAGCGTGCCACCTATCAGCCCTCCTGCCATATGACCAACGTCCAGAAAGTCAGGGACGAACCGAGACAGCTCATCCGCCGAATCAAAGGCATCGACTTCCGTGAACTGCACGATCCGAACTTCTGCTGCGGTTCCGCCGGAATTTACAACGTCGTCCAGTTCGACGAATCGATGAAAATTCTGGACGTCAAAATGGCTGATGTCAAAAGCCGCGATCCTGAACTGATCGTGACCACCAATCCGGGCTGCCTGCTACAGATGAAAGCCGGAATAGAGCGCGAAGGCCTGCAGGACCGCATGCAGGCGCTCCACCTGGTCGAGCTGCTTGCCGAAGCCTGCGGACTGGAAAAGCGGTGA
- a CDS encoding metal ABC transporter permease, translating into MFQYDFMQHAFVAGTLVALMCGAIGVFVIARNLSFITHTFSHIGFAGAAFAVLIGISPLSGLLLFTMISALFIGQMGVRMFRRDASISVILSLFLGLGILFLSLSNKQANFTTSILFGSVIGINVRDVREIAVLSFIVLLLIALGYRWLKFDSFDQTGAEAAGLPIRLISVGFLLLLSVAVSVTVQIIGALLVFALMTVPAAAARCFVRSVFGMIILSSVLAVLGVWFGLVMSYYTNAPVSFFITSFEAAVYFIGLGFRRLYAERNALQE; encoded by the coding sequence ATGTTTCAATATGATTTTATGCAGCATGCCTTTGTTGCGGGGACACTCGTCGCCCTGATGTGTGGTGCAATCGGTGTTTTTGTCATCGCCCGCAATTTGTCATTTATTACGCATACCTTTTCGCACATCGGTTTTGCCGGCGCGGCATTTGCTGTACTAATCGGAATCAGCCCGCTGAGCGGGCTTCTGCTTTTTACCATGATCAGCGCGTTGTTCATCGGTCAGATGGGGGTGCGGATGTTCCGCCGCGATGCGTCAATCAGTGTGATTCTGAGCCTATTTCTCGGGCTGGGTATTCTTTTTCTTTCTTTATCCAATAAGCAGGCAAACTTTACGACCAGCATTCTGTTTGGCAGTGTGATTGGGATCAATGTCCGGGATGTGCGGGAGATCGCCGTGCTGTCGTTTATTGTCCTGCTGCTGATTGCCCTGGGGTACCGCTGGCTGAAGTTTGATTCCTTTGATCAGACGGGGGCAGAAGCGGCGGGCCTTCCGATCCGGCTGATTTCCGTCGGCTTTCTGCTGCTTCTGTCGGTGGCTGTCAGTGTCACGGTGCAGATCATCGGGGCACTGCTTGTTTTCGCCCTGATGACCGTTCCGGCAGCAGCGGCCCGCTGTTTTGTCCGGTCGGTTTTCGGGATGATTATCCTGTCGTCAGTTCTGGCCGTACTTGGTGTCTGGTTCGGACTCGTCATGAGTTACTACACCAATGCACCGGTCAGTTTCTTCATTACGAGTTTCGAAGCGGCCGTGTATTTTATCGGACTCGGATTCAGACGTCTGTATGCGGAACGGAATGCCTTGCAGGAGTGA
- a CDS encoding sensor histidine kinase produces MLIRLFERAALLLIFLFLLTRIPRFKEIFQQESHSRFEMMVITAIFTAFAVFSSYSGIPVDGSLVNTRIITIVSSGILFGPIPGITTGLISGLHRYLIDIDGVTALPCFITSSVAGIVSGLIHNKVKKSMRWIYGIATGMFCEILTMVLILLMTSPGVGSGIVSQIAFPMIMGELNIGLIVLLIQSIEGEKERIASRQAKLSLDIANETLPYFRKINSESLKQICTIIKDKIHADATAMTDTEHVLAYVGFGKERYPIGGHVVSEITKQAIRSGKITVSHLEKEHHIPGIQDVLIIPLKENGSVIGTLKIYYKKAYVMSHATQTMAIGLSQIISTLVEISRLEQMKEAANKAELKALQTSINPHFLFNALNTIASLIRRKPDQARELIITLANYMRYNLDHTEELIDIKKEIGQVRDYVAIEKARFGDRLNINYEVDDVNVRIPCLILQPLVENAIKHGVLKSGKPGRVTISVKDLADSIRISVEDTGTGIDPKVVENLYHDELPEKKIGLKNVHQRVKLVFGNGLVIRRLSPGTQVYFDIRKV; encoded by the coding sequence ATGCTGATCCGCCTGTTTGAGCGGGCTGCCCTGCTCCTGATCTTTCTCTTTTTACTGACCCGTATTCCGCGATTTAAAGAAATTTTTCAGCAGGAAAGCCATTCACGCTTTGAGATGATGGTTATCACCGCGATATTCACTGCGTTTGCCGTATTCAGTTCGTATTCCGGGATACCGGTCGACGGCTCACTGGTCAATACACGGATCATTACCATCGTTTCGAGCGGGATTCTGTTCGGTCCGATTCCCGGCATCACGACCGGTCTGATCTCCGGGTTGCACCGCTACCTGATAGATATCGACGGCGTGACGGCTCTCCCCTGTTTTATCACCAGTTCAGTTGCCGGGATCGTCTCCGGACTGATTCACAACAAAGTGAAAAAATCGATGCGCTGGATTTACGGGATTGCAACCGGTATGTTCTGCGAAATCCTGACCATGGTTCTGATCCTGCTGATGACCAGTCCCGGTGTCGGTTCAGGTATCGTCTCGCAGATCGCCTTTCCGATGATCATGGGAGAACTGAACATCGGCCTGATCGTCCTTTTAATCCAGAGTATCGAAGGTGAAAAGGAGCGGATCGCGTCACGACAGGCGAAACTGTCACTGGACATCGCCAATGAAACCCTGCCCTATTTCAGAAAGATCAACAGCGAATCACTGAAACAGATCTGTACCATTATCAAGGACAAGATTCATGCCGATGCCACGGCCATGACCGACACGGAGCATGTGCTGGCCTATGTCGGTTTCGGCAAGGAACGCTATCCGATCGGTGGTCATGTGGTCAGCGAGATTACAAAGCAGGCCATCAGAAGTGGAAAGATCACCGTGTCACACCTGGAAAAAGAACACCATATTCCCGGCATCCAGGATGTGCTGATCATTCCTTTGAAAGAAAATGGAAGCGTGATCGGAACGCTTAAAATCTACTATAAGAAAGCCTATGTCATGAGCCACGCCACACAAACCATGGCCATCGGCCTGTCACAGATCATCTCGACGCTGGTGGAGATTTCACGTCTCGAACAGATGAAGGAAGCGGCGAACAAAGCGGAACTCAAGGCCCTGCAGACCTCCATTAATCCGCATTTCCTGTTCAACGCGCTGAATACCATTGCCTCACTGATACGCCGAAAACCGGATCAGGCCCGGGAGCTGATCATTACACTGGCGAACTATATGCGCTATAATCTCGACCATACCGAAGAATTAATCGATATCAAGAAGGAAATCGGTCAGGTCCGCGACTATGTGGCGATTGAAAAAGCTCGCTTTGGTGACCGTCTGAATATCAACTATGAAGTTGACGATGTGAACGTCAGAATTCCCTGCCTAATCCTCCAGCCGCTTGTTGAAAATGCGATCAAACACGGGGTTTTAAAATCAGGAAAACCCGGTCGGGTCACCATTTCCGTTAAAGACCTTGCGGACAGTATCCGGATCAGCGTTGAAGATACAGGCACCGGCATCGATCCGAAAGTGGTCGAGAATCTGTATCATGACGAGCTGCCGGAGAAAAAAATTGGTCTGAAAAATGTTCACCAGCGCGTCAAACTTGTTTTCGGCAATGGGCTGGTAATCCGTCGTCTGTCTCCCGGCACGCAAGTCTATTTCGATATCAGGAAGGTGTAA
- a CDS encoding LytTR family DNA-binding domain-containing protein, with the protein MKGIIVEDEQPAMEELQYLIETYSSIDITDTFSDGLDVLKFLQSHETDVIFLDINIPSLDGMLLASNIHKFSKPPYIIFTTAYKEHAAQAFELEAFDYILKPYDEKRIAGVLKKVEEAWRRDHQPAQSGKAAAASPGPVRINLKKDEKIIVADVNDIYYAEAQEKVTDVYSKNSHYIINKSISELYDQLPKDQFFRCHRSYLVNLSKIHEIIPWFNQTYLVQLKDLGTKIPVSRSNTKTFRQLMNL; encoded by the coding sequence ATGAAAGGGATTATTGTTGAAGATGAACAGCCGGCAATGGAAGAACTCCAGTATCTGATTGAAACCTACAGTTCAATTGACATCACAGATACCTTTTCAGACGGACTGGACGTTCTGAAATTTTTACAGAGCCATGAGACAGATGTCATTTTTCTCGATATCAACATTCCGTCTTTAGACGGCATGCTGCTCGCCAGTAATATCCATAAATTCAGCAAGCCGCCCTATATTATTTTTACCACCGCTTATAAAGAACACGCCGCACAGGCCTTTGAACTGGAAGCTTTTGACTATATCCTCAAGCCTTATGACGAGAAGCGGATCGCCGGTGTCCTGAAAAAAGTTGAAGAAGCCTGGAGGCGGGACCATCAGCCGGCGCAATCAGGAAAAGCAGCTGCAGCCTCACCTGGCCCGGTCCGGATCAATCTGAAAAAAGACGAGAAAATCATTGTCGCTGACGTCAACGATATTTATTATGCCGAAGCTCAGGAGAAAGTCACCGACGTCTACTCGAAAAACAGTCATTATATCATCAATAAAAGTATTTCCGAATTATATGATCAGCTGCCAAAGGACCAGTTCTTCCGCTGCCACCGCTCATATCTTGTCAATCTGAGTAAAATACACGAAATCATCCCCTGGTTCAACCAGACCTATCTTGTACAGTTAAAAGATCTGGGAACCAAAATTCCGGTCAGCAGAAGCAATACAAAAACATTCCGGCAGCTTATGAATCTGTAA
- a CDS encoding ABC transporter ATP-binding protein produces MSGQLQVKDLTVGFGGETILDHLSFQVSGGELLAIIGPNGAGKSTLLKTIIGMIKPREGTVKLHDNRRNAAIGYVPQSRMIDEETPISAKDFVSLGLSSRFIPWLSAKERLTVKKAMMMTESIHLAKKSVGRLSGGERQRLFIAQALVRHPDFLMLDESTANLDPNAQEQMMQLVRRLCKNQGIAVLFICHDLHMVHEYADQVLFMSRGHYEIGSVNEVLGGKARDWLYHATDEEKPEKSGLFREREAGQLTDRIY; encoded by the coding sequence GTGAGCGGTCAATTGCAGGTGAAGGATCTGACGGTCGGGTTCGGTGGCGAAACGATTCTTGATCATTTGTCTTTTCAGGTGTCAGGTGGTGAACTGCTGGCGATTATTGGTCCGAACGGAGCCGGAAAGTCCACCCTGCTGAAAACCATCATCGGGATGATTAAACCCCGGGAGGGAACGGTAAAACTCCATGATAACAGGAGAAATGCAGCGATCGGCTACGTCCCTCAGTCACGGATGATCGATGAAGAAACGCCGATTTCAGCGAAGGACTTTGTTTCTCTCGGTCTGTCGTCACGCTTCATCCCCTGGCTTTCAGCTAAAGAGCGCCTGACGGTAAAAAAAGCGATGATGATGACCGAATCGATTCATCTGGCCAAAAAATCGGTTGGGAGGCTGTCCGGTGGTGAGCGGCAGCGCCTTTTTATTGCTCAGGCCCTGGTTCGCCATCCGGATTTCCTGATGCTCGACGAATCAACGGCTAATCTTGATCCGAATGCCCAGGAACAGATGATGCAGCTGGTTCGTCGATTATGTAAAAATCAGGGTATTGCCGTTCTGTTTATCTGTCATGATCTGCATATGGTCCATGAATATGCTGATCAGGTTCTGTTCATGTCGCGCGGCCACTATGAAATCGGCAGTGTGAATGAAGTACTTGGCGGGAAGGCCCGCGATTGGCTGTACCATGCGACGGATGAAGAAAAGCCGGAAAAGTCAGGACTGTTCAGAGAGAGAGAAGCCGGCCAACTGACCGATCGTATCTATTAA
- a CDS encoding RpiB/LacA/LacB family sugar-phosphate isomerase: MKIAMASDHAGFELKGEIKEWLESQGHEVTDFGTGSKASCDLPDYVYPASLAVARGEAERGIFVDGVGYGSALIANRIYGLTAAVCQDPFCAKLARQHTDSNVLCLGGKIIGSGIALDIVNVWMHTDPITDVEKYVRRVKKVKAISEKHLKKLSEI; encoded by the coding sequence GTGAAAATTGCCATGGCAAGTGATCATGCAGGATTTGAATTGAAAGGGGAAATTAAAGAATGGCTGGAAAGTCAGGGCCACGAAGTCACTGACTTTGGAACAGGCAGCAAGGCATCCTGTGATCTGCCCGATTACGTTTATCCGGCTTCACTCGCGGTTGCCCGCGGAGAAGCAGAACGCGGCATCTTCGTAGACGGCGTGGGCTACGGGAGTGCACTGATTGCAAACCGGATATATGGCCTGACGGCAGCTGTCTGCCAGGATCCGTTCTGTGCAAAACTTGCCCGCCAGCATACGGACAGCAATGTTCTCTGCCTTGGCGGTAAAATTATCGGTTCCGGCATTGCCCTTGACATCGTCAATGTGTGGATGCATACCGATCCGATAACCGATGTGGAAAAATATGTCCGACGCGTGAAAAAAGTGAAAGCCATCTCCGAAAAGCATCTGAAGAAACTATCTGAAATCTGA
- a CDS encoding acyltransferase family protein, with the protein MSKKRSSYFDNAKFFLILLVVFGHSLTQLKSNISVVDSLYTFIFIFHMPAFILISGFFSKHFNKPGYVRHVARHTLIPYFIFQLLYSIFYYATGYEDHFTFSLVTPHWTLWFLISMLFWKLMVIPFSRLGRFGLPVAVLVGISAGFFDGIGTEFSASRTLAFFPFFYLGYLLKSENFRALLRFRWSRPLGVLTLAALYAATHFVFPKALQDWVLFDSSYHTFGFSALSGGLTRLSMYGITCIAILAFMMLIPRRKMSFTPLGKNTLYIYLLHGFFIKLVVLLPVYEKIKDLYQYGFLFLASVALCYFLASRPVRLFTEPLVETRIPRLSRFPARM; encoded by the coding sequence ATGTCAAAGAAAAGAAGCAGTTATTTTGACAATGCAAAGTTTTTTCTGATTCTGCTTGTCGTTTTTGGTCACAGTCTGACTCAATTGAAATCAAATATATCGGTAGTGGATTCGCTGTACACGTTCATTTTTATCTTCCACATGCCTGCATTTATCCTGATCTCAGGCTTCTTTTCAAAGCATTTTAATAAACCTGGGTATGTCCGCCATGTGGCAAGACATACGCTGATTCCCTACTTTATCTTTCAGTTACTCTACTCCATTTTTTATTACGCGACGGGCTACGAAGACCACTTCACTTTCAGTCTCGTGACGCCGCACTGGACACTCTGGTTTCTCATCAGTATGCTTTTCTGGAAACTGATGGTGATCCCCTTCTCACGTCTCGGCCGATTCGGTCTGCCCGTCGCCGTACTGGTCGGTATCAGTGCCGGGTTTTTTGACGGGATCGGTACGGAATTCAGTGCCTCCCGTACGCTGGCGTTCTTCCCGTTCTTTTATCTCGGCTATCTGCTGAAGTCGGAAAATTTCAGAGCACTGCTTCGTTTCAGATGGAGCAGACCTCTGGGTGTACTGACTCTGGCCGCCCTTTACGCAGCCACACATTTTGTTTTTCCAAAAGCGCTTCAGGACTGGGTGCTGTTTGATTCCTCTTATCATACATTTGGCTTCTCCGCGCTCAGTGGCGGACTGACACGGTTGTCCATGTACGGCATTACCTGCATCGCCATTCTTGCTTTCATGATGCTGATCCCGCGGAGAAAGATGTCGTTCACCCCTCTCGGGAAGAATACCCTGTACATCTACCTGCTTCATGGATTCTTTATTAAACTCGTGGTCCTGCTGCCTGTATATGAAAAAATCAAAGATCTTTATCAATACGGATTCCTGTTTCTTGCCTCGGTCGCGCTCTGCTATTTTCTTGCAAGCCGGCCGGTACGCCTGTTTACAGAACCGCTTGTCGAGACCCGAATCCCACGATTATCCCGATTTCCGGCCCGAATGTGA